The following coding sequences are from one Capsicum annuum cultivar UCD-10X-F1 chromosome 3, UCD10Xv1.1, whole genome shotgun sequence window:
- the LOC107865634 gene encoding uncharacterized protein LOC107865634, which produces MIGQLIDFSPGSQLSTKINSSDIPSTSKQPVDEGFILSKPCIQRPIEIDGFTQNSPIDQLEKLLDKKFSHLHIQPLNISNDFVHNLESNFANNLDSSDDPSKVLSTELYKLKGIFKRQLGKKYADIPRMSTAYYPRPTPQDVLIEERDWNQTNTSYSGFTGQLRGWWDNFLDDTKREAIFNATNDQPGKDNLGRALPVGRSDAVYTLMLTIIEHFGGRFTNQYENIRTLLNGLKCRHLGEFRWYKDTFLSRVMDLPESKYDHWKAKFIDGLPPLFAERVRKTLRGSYGEIPYSEKTYARQVKLDKLREKSQLGDFCEQFGMEKPLVQKSRKYSKSKPYYKSKHSRHRSKEEREARKSFRKSTRFAKNHSKRDLAKIKCYKCNQYGHITPNCKLQKLKSLELSDEIHNQVYNLLYTSDEVEKLKREIISLQQNQMITDHRLLKIEETTNFSTSSSKGKEKDLEHSRKKHIVSLPYEENFSEDKIPTKSRPCQMNTNLVEFCKTEIDSLLQKGLIKPSKSPWSCTAFYVNNAAEKERGIPRMADPPWQIARGRGRGRNQNPAYLHHGGRTNPSYPRSNIRNSAYSTTSSNFPVLQHGNRTLVNARISQEASSSHSQTPNINLDDIPETHPLFQQIKSYLSDQKKAADSFASIITENTDKPSYEKLEARELIVYLENQHIPPQEINLNM; this is translated from the exons ATGATAGGACAACTTAtcgattttagtcctggttctcag CTTAGTACCAAAATTAATTCCTCTGATATTCCTTCTACTTCAAAACAACCTGTTGATGAAGGTTTTATTCTTTCAAAGCCCTGTATTCAACGACCTATTGAAATCGATGGTTTCACACAAAACTCTCCAATCgatcaattagaaaaactcttagataaaaaattctcgCATTTACATATTCAACCACTGAATATTTCAAATGATTTTGTTCATAATCTTGAGTCCAACTTTGCGAATAATCTTGACTCTTCTGATGATCCAAGTAAGGTTCTCTCGACTGAACTTTACAAACTCAAAGGTATTTTTAAACGACAGCTAGGGAAAAAATATGCggatattccccgtatgtctactgccTATTATCCACGTCctactcctcaagatgttctgatagaagAAAGGGATTGGAATCAAACAAATACGTCTTATAGC ggtTTCACTGGTCAACTCCGAGGTTGGTGGGATAATTTTCTAGACGATACAAAACGCGAAGCTATCTTTAATGCTACAAATGATCAACCGGGGAAAGACAATCTTGGTCGTGCTCTCCCGGTAGGCAGATCAGATGCAGTCTATACACTCATGCTAACTATCATTGAACATTTTGGCGgaagatttaccaatcaataCGAAAATATACgaactcttcttaatggtttaaaatgccgTCACCTAGGCGAATTTCGGTGGTATAAAGACACGTTTCTTAGTCGTGTCATGGACTTACCCGAGAGTAAGTAtgatcattggaaagctaaattcattgacgGTCTTCCCCCCTTATTTGCTGAACGTGTTCGTAAAAcacttagaggatcttatggcgAAATTCCTTATTCTGAAAAAACCTATG CTCGACAAGTCAAACTTGATAAGCTCAGAGAAAAATCTCAATTGGGCGACTTCTGTGAACAATTCGGTATGGAAAAACCCTTGGTTCAAAAATCCCGAAAATATTCAAAATCCAAGCCTTACTATAAATCCAAACACTCTAGGCACCGGAGTAAGGAAGAGCGAGAAGCCCGCAAATCCTTCCGAAAGTCTACCCGGTTTGCTAAAAACCATTCGAAGCGTGATTTAGCAAAAATCAAGTGCTACAAATGTAATCAGTATGGTCATATCACTCCGAACTGCAAATTGCAAAAACTCAAATCTCTTGAACTCTCTGACGAGATTCACAATCAAGTCTATAATTTGTTATATACCTCTGA cgaagttgaaAAACTCAAGCGGGAAATTATCTCTTTACAACAAAATCAGATGATTACGGATCATCGACttttaaaaatcgaagaaacaaCAAATTTTTCAACCTCTTCttccaaaggaaaagaaaaggatttaGAACATTC TCGCAAGAAACATATTGTTTCGCTTCCTTATGAGGAAAATTTCAGCGAAGACAAGATCCctacaaaatctcgaccctgtcaaatgaatacaaaCTTGGTCGAATTTTGCAAAACGGAGATAGATAGTCTCCTACAAAAGGGACTTATTAAACCCTCTaaatctccttggtcttgtactgctttttatgttaataatgctgctgaaaaggaGAGAGGTATTCCTCG TATGGCTGATCCCCCTTGGCAAATAGCCAGAGGAAGAGGTCGAGGTCGAAATCAAAATCCTGCATATTTGCACCATGGAGGACGAACGAATCCTTCTTATCCACGAAGTAATATTAGAAACtctgcttatagcacaacaagtTCTAATTTCCCTGTACTCCAACATGGGAATCGAACTCTGGTTAATGCCCGAATCTCTCAGGAGGCATCGTCCTCACATTCGCAAACTCCGAATATTAATCTTGATGATATTCCTGAAACTCATCCTTTATTCCAGCAGATTAAATCTTATTTATCTGATCAGAAAAAGGCTGCAGATTCCTTTGCATCAATCATTACTGAAAATACAGATAAACCTTCATATGAGAAACTCGAAGCACGGGAACTCATTGTTTATCTAGAAAATCAGCATATCCCCCCACAAGAAATAAATCTAAATATGTAA
- the LOC107864351 gene encoding UDP-glycosyltransferase 75C1: protein MLLQYIYIYIPLIIIVLYSNTQLLRVFIQVNISPTNFSHTILKSFKIRFSSFYFRSSFTFLFISLYQSKSDSVTMSRPHILLVTFPTQGHINPSLQFAKRLIKLGIEVTFATSVSAHRRMAKTAACTLPEGLNFEAFSDGYDDGFKCDVDDSERYMSEIRSRGSQTIKDIILKSSDEERPVTSLVYTLLLPWAAEVARELHVPSALLWIQPATVLDIYYYYFNGYEDEMKCNTNDPNWCIQLPRLPLLKSQDLPSFIASSSSKDEKYSFALPTFKEQLDTLDGEENPKVLVNTFDALELDALKAIEGYNLIGIGPLIPSSFLDGKEPLDSSFGFDLFQKSNDDYMEWLDSNPKSSIVYISFGSLLNLSRNQKEEIARGLIEIKRPFLWVIRDEENAKEVENEQEKLSCMMELEKQGKIVPWCSQLEVLTHPSIGCFVSHCGWNSTLESLSTGVPVVAYPHWTDQGTNAKLIEDVWKTGVRLRVNGDGVVDSEEIKRCIEIVMNNGEEMRKNAQKWKELAREAVKEGGSSQMNLKAFVQQVGKGC, encoded by the coding sequence ATGTtactccaatatatatatatatatatccctctAATTATCATCGTATTATATAGTAACACACAATTATTAAGAGTATTCATACAAGTCAATATTTCTCCTACAAATTTCTCTCACACAATACTAAAGTCTTTCAAAATTAGGTTCTCTAGCTTCTATTTTCGAAGTTCGttcacttttttatttataaGTTTGTATCAATCAAAGTCTGATAGTGTAACAATGTCTCGACCTCATATCCTCTTGGTCACATTTCCAACACAAGGCCATATCAATCCATCTCTCCAATTTGCCAAGAGGCTAATCAAATTGGGCATTGAGGTGACATTTGCTACGAGTGTTTCCGCTCATCGTCGTATGGCGAAGACCGCGGCTTGCACGCTTCCCGAGGGCTTAAACTTCGAGGCATTCTCCGACGGATATGACGATGGTTTCAAGTGCGACGTGGATGATTCTGAGCGTTACATGTCTGAGATAAGAAGCCGCGGGTCCCAGACAATAAAAGATATCATTCTGAAGAGTTCAGACGAGGAACGTCCTGTCACGTCCCTGGTCTACACTCTTCTACTTCCTTGGGCCGCGGAGGTAGCACGTGAACTTCATGTGCCCTCCGCGTTACTATGGATTCAACCAGCAACTGTGCTAGACATATACTACTATTACTTCAATGGATATGAGGATGAAATGAAGTGTAACACCAATGATCCAAATTGGTGTATCCAATTGCCTAGGCTTCCACTACTTAAGAGCCAAGATCTTCCATCTTTTATAGCTTCTTCTAGCTCTAAAGATGAGAAATATAGCTTTGCTCTACCAACATTTAAAGAGCAACTAGACACACTAGATGGTGAAGAAAATCCAAAGGTACTTGTGAACACATTTGATGCACTAGAACTAGATGCACTCAAAGCTATTGAAGGGTACAATTTGATTGGAATTGGACCATTGATTCCTTCATCATTCTTGGATGGAAAAGAACCATTGGATTCTTCATTTGGTTTTGAtctttttcaaaagtcaaatgATGACTACATGGAATGGTTGGATTCAAACCCTAAGTCATCAATTGTTTATATCTCATTTGGAAGTCTATTGAATTTATCAAGAAACCAAAAGGAGGAGATAGCAAGAGGGTTGATAGAGATTAAAAGGCCATTCTTGTGGGTAATAAGAGATGAAGAGAATGCAAAAGAAGTAGAAAATGAACAAGAGAAATTAAGTTGCATGATGGAATTGGAGAAGCAAGGTAAAATAGTGCCATGGTGTTCACAACTTGAAGTGTTGACACATCCATCTATTGGATGTTTCGTCTCGCACTGTGGATGGAACTCGACTCTGGAGAGCCTGTCGACAGGCGTGCCTGTCGTGGCATATCCTCATTGGACAGATCAAGGGACTAATGCTAAGTTGATTGAAGATGTTTGGAAGACAGGTGTTAGGCTGAGAGTGAATGGAGATGGTGTGGTTGATAGTGAAGAGATAAAAAGGTGCATAGAAATTGTAATGAATAATGGTGAAGAAATGAGAAAGAATGCACAAAAATGGAAAGAATTGGCAAGGGAAGCTGTGAAAGAAGGTGGATCTTCACAAATGAATCTAAAAGCTTTTGTTCAACAAGTTGGCAAAGGTTGTTAG